In the Chromobacterium sp. ATCC 53434 genome, CCTTCAGCAGCTCCGGCGCGGCGCAGGCGTATTCGACGTTCTCGATGCCGCGCTTCAATTCGCCGGCGGCGTCCTCCAGCGTCTTGCCGTGCTCGCGGCTGATCAGCGGCACGATCTCGGCCTCGCGCTGTTCCAGCAGCTGCTTGAAGCGGAACAAGACCTGGGCCCGCCTGGCCGGCGGCGTGTCGCGCCAGGCGGGAAACGCCGCCTGGGCGGCAGCCACCGCCCGCGCGACGGTGGCGGCGTCGGCCAATTGGACTTCGGCGATCGCCTCGCCGATGGACGGATTGAACACGGCCGCGCGGCGGCCGCCGCCATCGCAAGCCTCGCCGTTGATCAGATGCTGCAAAGTCGTCATTTCAGGTTTCTCGTTTTATTGATCAATCAGGCCAGCTTGGCCAGCGTTTCGCCGACGGCGTCGAACAGACTGTCCAGCTCCTGCGGCGTGGTGGTGAATGGCGGGCCGAACTGCAGCGCGTCGCCGCCGTAGCGGACATAGAAACCGTTGCGCCACAGCGCCATCGCCGCCTCGTACGGCCGCACGATGGCGTCGCCCCCGCGCGGCGCGATCTGCACCGCGCCGGCCAGGCCGCAATTGCGGATGTCCACCACATGCGGCAGGCCCTTCAGGCCGTGGATGCCGCGCTCGAAATGCGGCGCCAGCTCGGCGGCCTTCGCCACCAGGTTTTCGTTTTCCAACACGTTCAGCGCCGCCAAGGCCGCCGCGCAGGCCACCGGATGGGCCGAGTAGGTGTAGCCATGGGCGAACTCCACCGCGTACTCCGGCGTCGCCTGCGCCATGAAGGCCTCGTAGATTTCGCTGGTCGCCACCACCGCGCCCATCGGCAACGCGCCGTTGGTCAGCTGCTTGGCCAGGTTCATGATGTCCGGCGTCACGCCGAAGTGATCGGCGCCGAACATCGCCCCGGTACGGCCGAAACCGGTAATCACCTCGTCGAAGATCAGCAGGATGCCGTGCTGGTCGCAGATCTCGCGCAGGCGCTGCAGATAGCCCCGCGGCGGCACGATGACGCCGGCCGAGCCGGCCATCGGCTCGACGATGACCGCGGCGATATTGGACGCGTCGTGCAGCTCGATCAGCCGCAGCAGATCGTCGGCCAGCTCGGCGCCGCGCTCGGGCAGGCCGCGGCTGAAGGCGTTGGCCGGCAGCAAGGTGTGCGGCAGGTGATCGACGTCCATCAAGGGTCCGAACAGCTTGCGGTTGCCGTTGATGCCACCGAGGCTGGTGCCGGCGATGTTGACGCCGTGGTAGCCGCGCGCGCGGCCTATCAATTTGGTCTTGGACGCCTGGCCCTTCAGCCGCCAGTAGGCGCGCGCCATCTTCACCGCGGTGTCGGCGCACTCGGAGCCGGAATTGGTGAAGAACACGTGGTTCAGCTCGCCCGGCGCCATCGCCGCCAGCCGCTCGGCCAGCCGAAACGACAGCGGGTGGCCGAACTGGAAGCCCGGCGAGTAGTCCAGCGTCGACAACTGGCGGTAGGCCGCCTCGGCGATCTCCTTGCGGCTGTGGCCGGCGCCGCAACACCACAGGCCGGACAGGCTGTCGAACACGCGGCGGCCGTCGGCGTCGGTCAGATAGTTGCCGTCGCCGGCGACGATCAGCCGCGGATCGCGCTGGAAATCGCGGTTGGCGCTGAACGGCATCCAGTGCGCGCGCAGGTCGAGACGGTCGAATTCGGAACGGGTGGTCAGCGGGTTCATCGTGGTCGCCTATCGCAGGAGTATGGCCACAGCATGCGCCGGACATTGCGTGAGTTAAATGCTATCTTTCTTACGTTCAGATTAGATAGCACTCAACTTATGAAGCGCGCTCTGGGTCAGGTCAGCGATTTCGATATCCGGCTGCTGCGGCTGTTTCGCGCGGTGGCCGAGTGCGGCGGCTTCTCCGCCGCCGAGGGCGTGCTGGGCATCAGCCGCTCGGCAATCAGCCTGCAGATGGGAGACCTGGAACAGCGCCTCGGCATCCGGCTGTGCCAGCGCGGCCGCGCCGGCTTCTCGCTGACCGACGAGGGACGCGAGGTGCTGCGCGCCAGCCAGACGCTGCTGGCGGCGCTGGAGGACTTCCGCAGCGAGGTCAACCTGCTGCACCGCCGGCTGCGCGGCGAGTTGAACATCGGCATCGTCAACAATCTGGTGACGCTGCCGAAGATGCGCATCACCCGCGCGCTGCAGGCGCTGGGCGAACAGGGCCCGGACGTGCGCATCAATATCGGCATGATGACGCCCAGCGACATCGAGACCGGCCTGCTGGACGGCCAGCTGCACGCCGGCGTGGTGCCGATGATCCAGCCCTTGTCCGGCCTCGACTACCTGCCTTGTACGACGAACGCTCCCAACTTTACTGCAGCCGCGAGCATCCGCTGTTCGCGCGGCCCGACGACGCCTTGAGCGAGGCGGAGCTCGCCGCCGCCGACGCCGTCGCGCCCGGCTACCGGCTGCCGCCGCAGGCCCAGGCCTTGCAGCAGCGGCTGAAGCCGGCGGCCACCGCCTCGGACCGCGAGGGCATCGCCTTCCTGATCCTCAGCGGCCGCTACATCGGCTATCTGCCCGATCACTTCGCCGCCGGCTGGGTCGCGCAGGGCCAGATGCGGCCGCTGCTGCCGGATGCCTGCCGCTACGACGCGCCGCTGGCGCTGGCCGTCAGAAAGGGGCGGCGCGCCAACCTGGTGCTGGAGCGCTTTTTGCAGGAGCTGGAGCGCAGCGGCTGAATCTCAGAGCCACAGCAGCGCGATGCCCAGCGCCGCCGGCAGCCCCTGCACGAACAGGATTCGGCGATTGACGGTGACGGCGCCGAACACGCCGGCCACCAGCACGCCGAGGAAGAACAACTTGATCTGCAAGCCGGCCGCGCCCAGCCACAAGCCCCAGGCCAGGCCGGCGGCCAAAAAACCGTTGTACAGGCCCTGGTTGGCGGCCAAGACTTTGGTGTCGCGCGCCCGCTCCGGCGTCAGCCGGAAAGTCTTCATGCC is a window encoding:
- a CDS encoding aspartate aminotransferase family protein, encoding MNPLTTRSEFDRLDLRAHWMPFSANRDFQRDPRLIVAGDGNYLTDADGRRVFDSLSGLWCCGAGHSRKEIAEAAYRQLSTLDYSPGFQFGHPLSFRLAERLAAMAPGELNHVFFTNSGSECADTAVKMARAYWRLKGQASKTKLIGRARGYHGVNIAGTSLGGINGNRKLFGPLMDVDHLPHTLLPANAFSRGLPERGAELADDLLRLIELHDASNIAAVIVEPMAGSAGVIVPPRGYLQRLREICDQHGILLIFDEVITGFGRTGAMFGADHFGVTPDIMNLAKQLTNGALPMGAVVATSEIYEAFMAQATPEYAVEFAHGYTYSAHPVACAAALAALNVLENENLVAKAAELAPHFERGIHGLKGLPHVVDIRNCGLAGAVQIAPRGGDAIVRPYEAAMALWRNGFYVRYGGDALQFGPPFTTTPQELDSLFDAVGETLAKLA
- a CDS encoding DUF1304 domain-containing protein; translated protein: MSLIADVVVALVALLHVYFLALEMFLWDKPLGMKTFRLTPERARDTKVLAANQGLYNGFLAAGLAWGLWLGAAGLQIKLFFLGVLVAGVFGAVTVNRRILFVQGLPAALGIALLWL